From the Gadus chalcogrammus isolate NIFS_2021 unplaced genomic scaffold, NIFS_Gcha_1.0 GACHA100, whole genome shotgun sequence genome, the window TACTCTCTATTTCTTCTCCTTTGCTCCTCAACTGACAATTTCTGTCTAGCCATGCTTTCCTACAATacaaatttaaataataaaatttTTACTTAAATAAGACTATAGAATCAGATTTCTATTTACTTGACatgattgattgatggatggatggatgtaaaaTCCTCAAGGTGCGGGATGTAGTTTTCATAACCAGATATTATGAAAATCTACACACTggcttctcatctctctctctctatctctgtctctacatatatatgtagagacagagatatatgtGCTGGGAAAGTTAAACATTATACAATAATAAGTAGACCACTGCCTGCCCATTCTCTACAAGTCAGATGCGtatggttaaataatgtaatGCATGCTATgctatatatgtacatttatgtgtAAATAAAACCCTGAAATAACATTTTAACCCTTTACTATATTTCAGAAATGATATTATATTAGCACATTAAGAGGTTTTGGGGGATTTGTCAACTCTGTCAGCTTATAGGTCAACTCCGTCAGACATAAAACCTGACGGATTTGACGTCTGACGGAGTTGACGTAAGCCAAAACGTGTATTGTACACGGCAGCTAGCTAGTTTTTCCTCAGTTGCTAAGTGTCCCAAAAACCACACTAAAATGCTTAAATTCAATCCTCTATGGTTTAAAAAAAGTATCTTAACAGAAAGATGGTATTGACATGGTCCAGCTGTGACCAAAGGAATATTGACATTGATTGTCTAAAATATCAAAAAATGTAAAACGTACCAGAGCATGTTTGGTAGTGTTGCATTCACCACAGGCAGGGAGATGAAAAGGGGTCCTCAGGGATATAGCTGACCATGCTTTTTTCCTGATTTATTGTGGCTTATGAGAAAATCTGACGGAGTTGACAGAAACTGAGGACACAACTTTGATAGGCAGATTTTTATGGAAAATATTGTTTGACGTTCActtcatgcattttttttatatttataccccttcttttttatttgatatatatgTTTTCACAATTGTAGAGCTTTTTTAAAAGTTTTTTGGGATGGTCAACATTTTGACCTCTTGCTGAGGACAAGTGCAATAACATTGACCTTCTAACCACAGACCATACATTTAAACAAATTTTCcccaaaaagataaaaaaatatattctaaaAATCACATAGGTATATACAATTCCTTTAGATTTAAATTTGTAAGTATGTCAATCATGATGAATTTCTTCATTTTTGATATAAAGTAGACTTTTCTATGTAGGACATGTTTTGTCCCGACTCTCAAGAATCagagggctacatattgtcaatctaaatgatctgcttttagttttactcatttattcatgttttacagtaccagatggaacatgcctacacatcagtgcaccgtgtgcgacaagacattcggtgaaaagtccaacctggcgaggcatctgaagatccatgccatcgccagggagacctttatcTGTGacgtctgcgggaagagcttggccactaaaccatcgcaggtcagccatcaacagctacaccagtaccccaacatcattttgaaccggcaaggagaggccaggcggtactgtacagaggcagcaaggtctgtggcagaggcccgcagcagcactgttgttgaccctaaatggctggatctcaagacagcagagacctttggaaaggtcagctggtcatcacgttcgggaagcacgccggtcagaccttcaggtggcttgtggagaatgatgtcggctggctggtgttgctgctgttccagtactgccagcagggagagcagaacgagctgctgaagtggcagaaggagcgactgctccgccagaccggcctcaggtccagtaccggcacatccatcaccaggctggaaagagacgtggtgagaagcggagctaagttgtcataagcactttgtttcacctgttggctgtggaaagcaaatggcacacacgtcatatcaatactgatcacatgtgtattttatgtttccagattatttgttgatgagcctgtgactcccgcaaaccggcccgttcagcccactgggtttgtcgtcctccacccggctgaagcctgcggcgctcacccccattctgccgaggcctcctgcgcccacccacctccagccgaggccacctgctgcgttgacctacggcccaccccctgtgtcggcagcacccatactgctggtcctccccgcacagccacaggccccctccgtcctgtttcgtgggacatcctgcagccagagctttgtccctcctgcaccaacagtgaaggcattcatgcctaacaagtcctcaaggccatgtggggcttgccacgtGCCAGACTGTGGTGGACAGCGGAAGAGGTACACCCCTtccaaggacaaagtggctggaagcatgcagaaaatgttttcctactgtccatccactaggatgtcaactacccctggcttcgacaatgtggtgtatgacaactttgaacactttaagagtgtcgtggatgcagagttggacaggaggactgtgtaaatacctggaaatgcgtgtgtgtgtgtgtgtgtgtgtgtgtgtgtgtgtgtgtgtgtgaataacttacctctgtgatgccactgttcctgtgccatctgtaagagagagaaagaggcttgtttgtgtgtgtttgtctttgtctttgtgtgtgtttttttaaagtgcttcattaagcactatctgtttatttatatcgttaaaaaaaaaggcactttgcagatttacttgaagttcttttgttcgctttttatttattattatttatattgctgttaaaattaactttgtagtatccattctgctctatgttcaatatcgaggccaatcttttaaaccataatcagttccaatctaacacaatcagtttacataccctttagtggttgttcatgttcagataatctgtgtttttgtcatgcatgttgtttgtctttgtcagcttcatgtctttgtgatgtttgtatgtatttgtctgcttcagttttaacaaaagtttgctcaagaaaacacaaaagggaggaacagcttgagcctttatttgttgattggtcacccgagtctatggataatcatgttcattattgcactttagcctgtacaagccaattgttgatttgtatcttgagtacaagtgtgtgtgtgtgtgtgtgtgtgtgtgtgtgtgtgtgtgtgtgtgtgtgtgtgtgtgtgtgtgtgtgttctttaattgttgagtgttttttattattattaatgttatttatatgtgcctgtccttgtgatgtgtgtatgtctgtcagctccatgtttaactaaatgtttgcaaatggtagtacatgtttgtctctcgtctcatgctctcgtgttctcgcctgtagatctgtacctagtcgtggtgggcgagcttttaactaaaatgatcttgtttatttgtgtttatatggattgccttttcaatgaaacacattctggttgaaaaataaaagttgtaaaagtattttggagtctcagtgtgcttgggtttcagaaggggtggggtattggaaagaaaaaacacaccaaagcaattagaagtccttgtgtcttcactcccgcaaccagaggtgtgaatacacccccactgtgatggctgcactccctgtgtggtcaaaacaatgagttctgtgaatggctcttattatttttcttaattcagcccaaaaatgtaacaatttaacacttttccacttgattgtatgaatctcatcagctacatccactcaaagtatgaaaataataaacaaaacatccagcagactagtggattttgataatctaggccttgcacatgacatttctgaaaataaaaccacccaccagtggccaccagatggagccgtccgttttgatcctcgatccttttggatcgatcccagtgttgagggatagggactttggggggtcatgagccattcccaggcggtcacccatcaaagtactaaccaggccggaccctgcttagcctccgagatcagacgagatcgggcgtgctcagggtggtatcattcatagctattatttctttagaacaacatgatcaggggagagcgcgaacgcagtcccccactaccagaaattatgcaatcgagattcccacatttggggaattcgcacgggtcagcaacagcctcagtgcaatggctgagcctcgctatgggtgaaccaattcaatttcaatttttaGGCGTTTATTTAAGTCAGGCACAGAGTTACATTTTACAACATGGTTtcaaggtcaaaacacattcaaaggTTAACAAGCAAAATAGTTACATTTTACAGCAGGTCAACGCATTcaaatgttaacacaaaatTCTACATAACTCAGTGTTCTCTATTTTCCAGAGTTCCTTACATACCACAATTCCATATCGTTCCTTGTCCCTCCACACATAATCCTTTACCAAGGTTATGCTCAAATTAACGATTGATTCCGCTGAAAACAAAAGGCTCCTGTACACCATTAGGTTACGACACCTCCACATCGACTCTTTTGTGCAATTAATCAAGGCCAACCATCTTTCCCAGCCCTTACCGTCACCACTCTTTATAACCCCATACAGGACATCTGATTCCGTTGGGACTCTAAACAGGTCACCCAGCCATGGCCCCAATAAGCGCCAAACCCTCCGAGCCACCCCACATGACCACAACAAATGTGAAACATCCTCATCTCCACCACACCCCACCCTGGGACATCTTGCACTCTTAGATGACCCCCGTCTCTTCAGAAAGTCTCGTGTAGGGAGACACCTCTGAACTGCCTGCCAAGCGAGCTCTCTATATGCATTGAACAAAAAAGGCGCATTGACATTTCTCCACACCCTAAGGCAGCTGGTTTCAGCCAGCACGCCAACAGTAACCAGTCTTGACCGTTCGGGGCTCAAACAACTCTCCACAAAGGCTCGGTCTACCCGACCAACATCCCGCCACTTTCCAGACTTTACAAAGGTCACCACCCTTTCATACAGCGGAGGTCTCTTCTCTGCATGAGGTCTTTTTAGGCACGGTCTTAACCCCACTTTCCTTAGGACTTGATGGCCTACCCAGAACATGGCGAAATTTGACCATAGGCTCCTCCTATTTTCGTTTAGTACTGCCTGCAATATGGGCGTCAGGAATAGAGCCTCCATTTTCTTTGCTAGATCAGGGACATTTTGACCCCCTTTCTGCAATGGTCTATACATTATCTCTCGTCTAATTCTCTCTTGCTGCGCTCCCCACACAAACTGAAAAATGCATCTTCTCAGGGCTGTCATTACATGCTTGGGGGCTGGAATTGTTGCGGCAAGGTAAGTGAGAGAAGCAACAATTTCTGAGTTGATCACCAGTACTTTCCCCGTAAAGGTGAGATTTCTTTGTTCCCATTGGAGCAGTTTACCTTTAATCATTGGTAGTTTTTTCTCCCAATTAATATTTTCCATATTTTATGGgttatgggtgaaccaccttcttgaacgtggtatctcccttgccaggtaagtatgagttgtacacgttcaggtgggctgaacgatgcccacgcttgttcccgtggagaacggttgcaaagcattcggagatgtctagactttaataaacactgtagaccaccggtcacacgatgacaggcgaatctgaaatcagcgtgatggaagcataacgaaaggaaacctggagatccgagttatcgacccgccacagaaagaatccttttttctttcttaaacaacagaatatcgttggaataattgtaaacagtgcgtttatgaattgtaaatgacactttattgtctacaggcggacgggtgtactctcaggtagtgatgttatggtttgcgtcgaggcatcggggcgtgtgtcgagtaggcctacctcggctcctcccccagcgaagctccgtatcgagtaggattcacataggcgaaatgacgtggcgcgtgacgttcgaggcttcatctcgggctgttgcgcgatatgggttcacaattggcacatttttacaaaaagaagaccctacccagttccaagatcacttttatggctatgtaattaatcacactcattctcagtcatcatgcagttctattattacaattattagtaggctactgagacaatctattttgcccgggatgacttaaaatctaggtcaaatgatttgttctctaccatgagctcgggagatatttatgaacggcaaactcacacgtatcactgaaatgactttaattcttaaacgttgtgatgttgtaggctacgaagcaaacatcacatcatcacaggaaactctttctttcatcataatttaattcaccactaggtgtccctagcgtactaatttgaagcttcgaggtcgaaccactttgatggttcatctggctgcgaggctttgacgtttcatgaggcatcatctcggcaccactactCTCTggactcaggaggagtttagttttgtttttcacagtgagagaggggtgcaccggtcctggaggtactgcaataccaggtcgatgcgtggagtggacggagcaagccccttttccatctcccagttccaaaaatcaatttaatatatggtccccgggtaggggacgtatcagatattaaactgataagaacagatactacacttgatcttagccaaaaggccgagaagcgatgcctccacaggctcagaccaagaggccagcttcccagacacgtcgctccacttggcggtttaacagacaacgacaaaacaaaaaaaagaccaagcaccctgtgtgcgtgtttgtgtgtatgtgaaagctgaagaaataaaccgaggtcgctacatctctttgctgctgcctgctggcagtctcactaggccgtctgcatgtttcacaaatagagtttggagcagtggaggcttctataagactacaggtgaagcagtgcttcaccaaaaaaatgttaaaaaataaataaaccaaaaatcttACAACAATCCCATTTTCAGTGCTTTGAAACAGAAATACTCACGAAGACGAGCTGTTTTCCTGAAATCAATTATGTGAGTCACAACAGCGCCACTATTCCCATTGACTTCAATGTAAATCGAGTGAACCCCAGGCGGCTCGTGTTTATTTTCCGTTTCAATTGATCCTTATGGCAGATAAGTCCCACCCGTGAACCAGTGACCGATAGGGTAGAATTTTGCACTTCAGTCACTTGACACAACACTCTGGCCAGTCACCGCCTTCATTGGACAGCTATCGTGAACTGACTACGAGTGAAAGCAGAGGGCAGACCAAAACctactgtgaaaaccacacagCTCGTTGGTGCTACGGTAAGGAGCATTTTAAATTGCTCCATGTATGACAAGGTAAACTGGCTAACAGGGAGTTGGCTGAAAAAACGCCTTTACTGTTGGCCCCGTGTCatgtttaaagcatgcaattgtggtgtagaacaaaataaaaagaaaacaaagtgcttgcatgatatcgaGTTCCTGAACCCACGTGACCACCGGTGTTCGGAACGCCATTTTGTCAGTAAAATCAAGCGCCGCCCTTAAAGAGCTTCCTTAAAATGACCCGGCGCCGAAGCTTTCAAGCCATCGGAGTACTCATCTCACTTTAATTCGCATGACATCGAGCTCTATAGGCAAAAATTAAATAGGTTAAATATTACCGACCCATACAATGCCCCGGGGtgcttttcaaaagcatctccGCTGAAGAAGACGTCCCAGATCTGCAGTATCCGGATAGATATAACTACCTTCAGAGCAGCCACAAAGACAGACGTCAGAAAGCCTGCAGTGTCTCTAATAAGACAAATATGCTACCCAAAAGTCCCATAGTTTCACCAGTGAGGCTACCAGGTATTCATGAGCATAGAAGGATTAGGGTAAAACAGGGCATGCAGTGTGTAACTGCTCCTGTGTGTAAAATGGTCATTTCCAGATGGTGTACAATCAAATGAATGTGAAGTAGGTACAATAACAGGGAGGGTAAATCCAGGAAGTACTATTCTTAAAAAGCAGGAGTGTTAAACCAAGTAGGTAGTATCCTTTTGAAAGAGCAGGGCGGTACCAATGTGGGGTGGCATTACTATTGTCCAAAactaatgttattgttgttttcttcagtTGGGGATGTCAACACGAGGACTTGGCAAGGAAATACTATGAAATGCGTCATCGCCTCTCACACACGAATGTCATGGTAGGAACAGCTGGATTCAGGATTTCACCCCTGCATTGGGGCCTCACCTGATGGATACGTTTCCTGTAGCTGCTGTGGTTCAGGTGTCATAGAAATTAAGTGCCCATTTTCTGCAAAGGACCTTTCTGTTAATTAGGCAGTAAAGTGTTTTTCTGCACAgaaaccagcaccagcagcagcagcatttgcTGATCATAGTCAACAACAGTGGTGCTACTGCCCTGAGCCAGAAGCAGGGAACATGGTGGTCTGTGCGTCAGGTTTTTGTTCAGTTAAAAAGTTTCACCAGACCTGCCTTCGCATGAAAAGGGTCCCAAAACAGTGGGTATGTCCCATCTGCCGAAAAGTGATCAATGCCCAAAGAAGAAAACCTTAGTGAGGAGACTGTGAAATGAGTTGTTTGTAGTAGCTGATACTGTActgttatttatgaataaacagttgttaaaccaatattgttctcttccccataatttgtattagatatctgtagcaatcagggatatgaaacatgggtgggtcattcatataaaacacaccagAACAAATATCTGTTTGGGTGGAACTCAAGTTAGAATGGGTGGATGTGCAGCTTGATCTGCAAAGAGAAACGATGTGATCGCATCAGAATAGCGAGTGATTAAAAATAATGTCACGACAAGCAAGCAAGAAGTGTGAGTCACAAAGGTTTATTTGCTGGTTGAGCACATCTGTAGCCAGTCACATCAGTTCAATTTACTGTAAATCCCCATCACTGGAAGGACACCACAGATTCAGACACATTTGTAAGTGCACAACACACGCTCACCATCTTGTCAAGGTAGGCCACATCATTTTCCCTGTCTATGTCCGTGAAACATATGGGGACAGTGCTTTGCAAGACTGTGTACTTTTGACGGAGAACTCCTATCACTCTTTCAATATGTATCCTAAGAGAGGCTAGACGTCTGGTGTTCTCCAAGTCAGCAGGATCTAACTGCTTCTATCCACGAGTAAATGCTGGAATTTTTAATTCAGCTTGGCATCTCTCAATGGACTCTTTAACCAGACAACCTCTGTCCGCTAAAACTACGTCCCCTGGGAGCAAATGAGATAAAAAGTGACTTTGTTCTGTGATAAACGTATCACTTGTGCGACCTCCCCATCCAGCGGAAATGAAACAAATGGAACCTCGAGGGCaaattgcaattaaatatttcattgtgtggtgtgatttgtatgatgagtaacactgagcactggctagcaatctactgggtttctctagaaatatttcaaaacaatctATAATGCAAACTGTCTTTTCAAAGCTACGGTTTCGAAATGCATATGGAAGAGATTTTCTTAAGTATTCTCTGTCAGGCCACAACACCAGACTTGGCACCAGTCTACAATGCATCACACTAATGCAGTGTTTGAAGAGCTTTGAAACAGTGGTTGAgtcaatgtcaaaataaaaagccaaaaactcaaaggacaagttcattctaagcttaattaaagttaacatgtactgctgaaaacatgttaaactagatttaagttggagaaaaggagccacaatatgaaaaattgtcatgagaatggagaatgctgataaaccagtgagagtatgaacccttttatcatcgttatgcaagctcatctcattcagtgtagtcctattcattttttccttcaacaacatattttcaGTCCTCAGAGCTTGGCATTCTTGCTCAAGAGATTGGACGCGTTTACCACAGGTTtcagtggtgcatggtggggttGCTGGATCCTCCTCATGGAGAACAGGCTGGACATCGTTTCCAGGTTCTTCATGGGTAGATTCCTTCAAAGGCTCTGTGGTGGGACTTTGCTCTGCAGTAGGATCCTTGTTGCAGTCTTGGGGACAATCTGTTGATGCTCTGGTGAAAACAAAAGTAGTATAAACTGTCACTACTGATGACAGTTTGTCATTCTTTTGTCAGTCACTCTCTGTTTTCTGCAGTATACTAGCTTTCGTTAGTAAGAAAGtaagtaaattgtatttgtatagcacatttacatccaaaagtgctttatagtcggtatatgataaataaacaatgtaataaaataaatgaatagaaagacaatgacagggatattgacaatgacagtgacaatcacatgcatagtcagtggctgccaaatgcaagtcggtataggtgtgtgatgatttcagcccagtcacagatgttatgttttttagctcattgggtgttattaaacctacaatgaattgtacaaaaaaaaattggtttataaTTTTCCCAAGTCCATGGAAGTGGGGTTGACCAGGTTAAGGAACTTAAATATTCACCTGGGAGGGATGGCTTTCGCAGATAGCTTTGTCTGCTCCATCTTCTGTAGCTTTGCTCCCTGTCGTCTGTTGAAAACCTCCagtctcatttttcttttcctcttctctggagATGGAACGTAGTTGAAAAGAGATGGAACAAAGTCCGGACTCAAGGGAttatcactccttctccctacaaaataaatagaaacatttcaGCGTCGAACTTGGGTTTGTTTACTACTACGTTAGCACTTGCTAGCTTAGCAGCATAAAAAACAGGACATTGTCAGCCCCACGAATTGCATGCTATAAATCaactagctgtgtgtgtgtgtgtgtgtgtgtgtgtgtgtgtgtgtgtgtgtgtgtgtgtgtgtgtgtgtgtgtgtgtgtgtgtgtgtgtgtgtgtgtgtgtgtgtgtgtgtgtgtgtgtgtgtgggtggtgagggggtaCTTACAGGGGGGCCGGGAAGTCCAGGTTGGCCTTTCATTCCCATCATTCCCTGGAGATAGAGGAAAGAAATCAAAGGTCAAACAACAGCAATGTCCAACACCAGTGGCTGTGCATGTTGTGGGCTGTGAGTAAGATATGCCGCTGAGGACAGAATGCTATACAACAGAAAGGGTTTTGTGTTATAAAACCACACTTACAGTAGTCCAGAAATGTGTGGAAGTATTTCTTTGACGATGAGTCCATTGACTGGACTGAAAGCTAAGGTGAGAATGCATGCCATAAAGTGGCATAAATCCCAGAACTCCATGGGAATAATCCATGGATTGGGAATGACAGTGAACACTGTAGCGGAAACCTATTTGACAGGTGTGCTCTGACATGGAAAGGTCTTCAGACTTCGATGGGTTCTTAGTGGTAGTTCTGTgtggtgatgtgtatgtgtgaatacatagtgttattgttggagagttaccacaaaactgcaggtgtgtgtgtctcagagtttgtgcatgtgtgtgtgtgtgtgtgtgtgtgtgtgtgtgtgtgtgtgtgtgtgtgtgtgtctgagtttgtatgtgtgggtgtgtgtgtgtgtgtgtgtgtgtgtgtgtgtgtgtgtgtgtgtgtgtgtgtgtgtgtgtgtgtgtgtgtgtgtgtgtgtgtgtgtgtgtgtgtgtgtgtgtgtgtgtgtgtgtgtgtgtgtgtgtgtgttcaccatggGGCCGGGACCAATATCAGCGCCTTTGTTGTGATCATACTGAGCAGCAAAGTTCTGTTggagtgaaaaataaaaaccagaataagagacaaaatatacatataaaaattcatacaatacaatatacttattttctaaaTCATAGGTTATTGTCTGTTCCATTGCTATAATTGTGCCAGAATTTGGGTCAGGTGAGTTTAAGGGCTTGATCGTTTATCAAACAGATGAACAGCAAATCAGCATCTTCCTGTAGCTTCTATACCTTACGGTTACAATAGGATATACCAGCCGGTTAACCTTATTTACTGAGAGGCCTTCATCAACATTCAGGTCCCCCACCTAGGaacactttagaaccaacatccatcttcagttcccccacccagcagcactttagaaccaacatccaccttcagtcccccacacagtcacattttagaaccaacatccaccttcagtccccccacccagcagttGACCAAGTCGGCCCCTATAGGATACTTACTCTGCCgaggccagggggtcctgggggcccagcagggccggggttgccaggtctgccgtccctcccgtcagggccctggggtccctgtggaggaaggccttgggttagtctccgttgattaccactgattgacacacagccaccgtgtctgctgggacgctgccagagtcccagctctgttcggctgtggagctcggtttggtctcaacttgaataaaagcgtcatgtccttttactaaattgttttattattgttaataaagtttagaaaagataaatatgaatttgttctggatatgtgagccaaagtcagaaaaaaataatatacaacaaatatttgtagttcaggttattttcagccgtcgtgcagcagagattggtccattattatttgttatattatcacggcggagggctttaggctgtgcctgatgtaaacaaaggggtgtggcctattcaagttgaaaggtcaatcggcgtcatcatatatcaacccgataaacttcatgaaagtttctatccagcaaacatggcattgtcatgcatcttgtcataattaatgagtttgatagTGGCTTACCCTTTCACCTCTTGGTCCTTTCGGGCCCTGAGGAATATAAGTAAACAATTGATGAGTCAGAGGCAGACATTATTTAAACAGTGAGGCAAGTTCACGTAAAAAAAGGAAGGTAGACTTAAACTTAACATATCTAAAATCTAAAACCTAAAAGAAGCTCGGCTACAATCGCTGGGGGATGAATAGGTGCATGTGGACAAACTGTGCATGTGAACTGCACAGCCAAAGCACCATTCAGGTGGGAACATATTTCAGTCCTCTTCATTGAACCTGGCCTTTGGCTAGAGCTGATGCCTACAATGTCTGCCCTGAGCTATGCTACGCATTATCACATACACCACACTCAAAGGGCTAAATGACACATCCAACCAGGGTTTGATTGCTCACTTTGAATCTTCCCTGAGTAGAAATAGAAGCTAAATAAatagtgttatttatttctttgtgtcattTAACTGTGCTGGCTGTATCATGCACTGTTCAGCATTGCTGTTCATCTATCTCATTGCACATCAACCCATTAACATGCAGGGGATTTATGATGCTGTACATGTCCATGCAGAAGCACAGCCTCATAAAGCTGCTCCCAGATCACTGTGCACACTGTAGTATTAAACTGATCCGAAACCACAATCAGGGGCGTATCAAGCTTTCCAAAAGTGGGGGTGTTCTGGAATAGGCGAAGAAATAATCATTCCAAATAGCGATGATCAATTATATGAACTTTTACATACATCTAGGCCTACAAAATGGAAGAAATGCGAgcagatacactgtgtgtgtgtgtgtgtgtgtgtgtgtatgactcattgtgtgtttgtttgatacacgcacacacacacacacacacacacacacacacacacacacacacacacacacacacacacacacacacacacacacacacacacacacacacacacacacacacacacacactgtgtgataaagctgaaaggag encodes:
- the LOC130378697 gene encoding collagen alpha-2(I) chain-like, encoding MVDNCCAPGCTNKRGKNKCTSFYRIPKDAERRAKWISAIKRARSKQKRLKNGTPRLLDSACAAITSYQGPKGPRGERGPQGPDGRDGRPGNPGPAGPPGPPGLGRNFAAQYDHNKGADIGPGPMGMMGMKGQPGLPGPPGEGVIIP